The genome window CCTCTCCACCTGGATTCCATTTCAGATAGTGGTGTACTTGCTTTTGCTAGGGTTCTCCACAGTAGCCCGGGCCGTTGCCTATACGCAGCTGGTTCCCACTCGAGCCTTTGAGCCATAGACCAGCGCGCTGCACTTACTTGTCATAGGGCTTACCAACCGCCGCAGGTGGACGGCTGCGTCCAATAAAGCCAGCCAGCACCAGCATGGTAAGAACAAAGGGCAATGCTTGCACGATGGTTGCAGGCAAAATGTCTCCGCCCTGGAGCTGGATAGCCAGCGCCTGGGCAAACCCAAACAGCAGGGTGGCCCCCAGCACCCCAAACGGATGCCATTTGCCAAAAATGAGCGCAGCCAGGGCAATAAAGCCTGCCCCGGCGCTCATCGCCCGGATGAACTGGTTGAGGAAGCCAATTGAAAGATACGCACCCGCGATACCTGCTAGCACGCCCGACAAAATAACCGCGGTGTAGCGCATGCGTATCACATTCACACCCATGGTCTCGGCAGCCTGAGGGTGCTCCCCCACCGCTCGCAGGCGCAGACCCCAGGGGGTTTGGAACAGAACCCACCAGACCACGGGCACCAAAAGGAAAGCCCCCAGCACCAGGACAGAGACCTCGCCAAAACCAAAGGATATCAACGGCAATCGGTTCTTGACCTCCTGCGAGGTAGAGGTATTGTTGTACAGCACCTGCAACAAAATGGAGGGAGCGCCCAGCGCAGCGATGTTGATGGCCGTACCCGAAACAATTTGATCGGCACGGTATTTGATGGAGGCAATCGCGTGTATCAAACCCACCAGCCCACCCACCAGAGCGCCAACCAGCACACCCACCCAAGGAATCCAGAGGGCCTCGAGGCCCCCGCTAGCTACCTCGATTCGGTTCACGGTAATCGCTGCCGCCGCCGCACCGAACAGAATCATGCCCTCGAGGGCGATATTAACTACCCCGCTTCGCTCGGAGAACAATCCACCCAGTGCGGTGAGCAACAATGGCGCGGCCTGGCGCAGCGTTGAAAAAAAGAGCGCAACGACAATCTCCATAGGCTAATCTCCTGCCGCCGGCGAAGACTTGGCCTGGCGGGCTTCTTGCTCGGCTTTAGCTTCGGTCTCGACCTGGGCCGCACGAAGCGGGTCGGTAAAGTAGCGCGGCAAAAAGCCGCCTACTGCAATAAACAAAATGATCAGGGCTTGCAAAACCTGGATGATTTGGTTGCTGATGCCGAGTTGGGCATTAAGCGAGACCCCACCCGCCAGCAGCACGCCAAAGAGGGTTGCCGAGAGGAAAATGCCCAGAGGCATGTTCTGACCCATCAGAGCTACCGCAATCCCATCGAAGCCGACGCTCGAGGGAATAGAGGTTTTGAGTCGGTAGGTGCCGTCCATACCAGCCCCTAAGACATAATGGGTTGCGGCCAGCCCCGCCAGAGCCCCTGAGATAATCATGGCCATAATCATTTTTCGCTTGAGGTTGACCCCCGCGTACTCCGCCGCCTTAGGCGCCAGACCGGTTGCCCGCAGCTCGTAGCCTCCTGCCGTGCGAAAAAGGTAAAAGTTATAAAAAAGCAAAGCCAACACGGCTACCAGAAAAGAACCGTTCAGAAGCTGCGAGGACAGGGCCGAACTGATGGTAACCGGGATACCCGGCACTAAGCCCCCCAGCACAAACCCCGCTACCATGGCCCCGAGGGCAGCCAACAGGCGCTTCCCCAGCTCGAGCCGCCGCAAAGCGTAATACACCCCCAGAGCCGCCACTACCGCTAGAGGTAGCGCCCAGGAAAAAGTGCTGTTGGGAGCGAGGATATCGATCATGTGGGGGATCCGGGCCTCCTCCTGCATCTCCTCGCTACGCCCCTCGAAGCCCTCAGCCTTGAAGGGCAAGGTCACTTTGTTTCCGAAAAAACTGTATTCGTTGGCGGCCAGCATAAAAAGCAGCACCGAGGCGGCGATGTAGTTCATCATGATGGTGTTGATCACCTCATTGGCCCCAAAGCGGGCCTTGAGCCAACCCACAATGCCACCCCACAAAGCCCCTCCCAAAGCGGCGGCCAGTATGGCTGTAGGCAGCAGCAGCCAGCCCGGCAGGGGTAGATATACCCCGACCAGCATGGCAAACAACGCACCAATGGTAAGCTGCCCCGGTGCTCCAATGTTGAACAAACCCGCCCGAAAACCGAAGGCCACGGCCAATCCGGTGAAAATAAGTGGGGTAGCAAAACTTAGGCTGTTAAAGATACCGGCCAGGCTGAGAATAGGGCTAAACAAAATTTGAAAGGTATAGGTGACCAGGTCGAGCTTTCCAGCAATTAGCTCGCGCAAGCCCAAGTCCTCGACCCCTTGGGTGCCAAGCCCCGGTCGCAAAACAGCCACCACCCCGGCCCCAACCACCACTGCCAGCAAGAGTGAAACGACCGGAACGACCACCCCGCGCAGACGTACCAGAAAAGCCAGACCACCCGGCAGTTGCATTCGAGCCAAAAGCAATAACCCCAAGGCGTAAAACAGCCCTGCATACGCCCCAAGGGATAGTGCGAAACGGCGTAGCGGGGGCCGACGGGCGCCTGCTGCCAGCGCGGCATCGTTGGCGGCTGCAATGGCCTGGTAGAACAAATAGGCCTCGAGGGCAAACAACAACACACCTACCCCACCCAGCACATAAAGTACTCTGGCGCGCATCTGGGCACCCGGTAAAAACATAACCAGGCTGGCAGTCAGCAACAGCACCGCCCAAAGCCCAAAAAAAAGCCCAAGCCAGCCAAAGCTTAGCCCCTCGGGCAAAGCAAGACCTTTGGGGTTCATGGCGCCCAGCGGGTTTAGCAGGTAGCCAGTACCGTCGAACTCTCGCATCGGCACAGCCCAAGGGGACAAGATCATCAAGACCAACGTGATCGCCCCCGCAATTAAAAACAGGTACCTACCCATAAGTTCCTCAGAGCGGATTCTACACTGCGAAGCCATTTTGCGTACTCCGAACCGGCTATTATACCCATGCGCCTTCTTGCTGGTGCCCCCAGCCCGGGATCCCCTCCTGTCTTGCAACAAACAGAGTGGTAAACTTGCTCCGTGCAAGATTCGACGGAGACCCGAGCAAAGGTTATTCAACAAATGTTCTCGGAGATAGCACCCCGCTACGACTTGCTAAATCGGGTGCTGTCTGCAGGTGTGGATCGTGTTTGGCGTGTAGCGGCTGTCAAAGCCGCATTGGAGAAAAAACCTTCTCGTATCCTCGACCTAGCCACCGGTACCGGCGACATCGCGCTGTTGCTCAAGAAGATAGCCCCAGAAGTTGAGGTTATCGGTGGTGATTTTGCACCCCCCATGCTCGAGCTAGCCCGTCAAAAAGCCCAGCGGGCCGGGCTCGAGATCCCCTTTGTTGAAGCGGACGCCCTAAACCTGCCCTTCCCTGATCAGCACTTCGATGCAGTAATCATCGCTTTCGGATTTCGCAATTTTGCCGACTACAACAAGGCCCTGGACGAGCTTTATAGGGTAATTGCACCAGGCGGACGGTTGTGCATTCTGGAGTTTCCCCCTCCACCCCGCGGTGGCCTGGGCCGGCTATACCGCTTCTATTTCACCCGTATTCTGCCCCTAATCGGGGGGTTGATTTCCGGCAACGCCTCGGCCTACCGCTATCTTCCCGATTCGGTGGAGCGCTTCCCAGATCCAATCACACTCGTTACCATGATGAGCCTGGCAGGCTTTAGCACCCGGTATCAGCTTTTTACCGGCGGCATTGCTGCCCTTCACGTTGGCGACAAACCCGAGCTTGCCCAGCCAATCCAAGCCCTCCGAACCGGAGAGTTCGAATCCTAAACAACCCCCATGAACCGCCCCGACCCAACCATCGAAGTTGACCCGCAACGATTGCTGCTGGAGAGCATGGAAACTGGTGCACCACCCGACCTGAGACCGCTCGAGCTCGCGCGCGAGTATGCCCAGGAGCTAGCCCAGGGCAACGCCGGCGAAAACGAAATCGTGCGCTGGTGGCATAGCCCAACCGGGTTTTATTACGAGTTTAAGCAGTTTCCTGCCGCTTTTTATGGGCGTTCGGGCCTGGTGCACGGTCAGTATCTCACGCCGCAAGAAGCACAGGAGCTGGTCTGGGACGCCCTAACTCGAGCTGAAAAAGAGCAGGCCGACCTCACTCTTTTCTACACTGCCAACCTGATGCAAAGCGACCAGGATTTCTTCATGATCTACTCCCTTGGAGAAACGCGTATCGAGCGGGGTGAGGCTCGCTACGCCCTTCCGCTATTCATGCGCCTGAAGCTGCCACAATACCTGCTAGTAATGTTTCGCTCAAAGGGTGAGTACCTGGTGTTTAGGCTTCCCCAAGGACAGCCGGTGCTATCCGAGATACTGGCTTAGTCATCGCCTCAACAAAATCAACCGTCTTCGCAGCAACATAAAAAGGCAGGGGATCGATCCCCTGCCCATGCAGCTCTAAAGGGGCTTAGTGGCTGTGTTCTCGCGCGCTGTGGACATGACCGTGCTCGAGCTCTTCCGGCGTTGCAGGACGAACATCCGTAACGGTGACTTCGAAGTTGAGGGTCTCGCCCGCCAGAGCGTGATTGAAGTCGATGGTCACTTCCTTGTCGTCTACGTTGAGAACCGTAAACGGCATGGGGTTACCCTGGGAATCTTCGGCATAAAACATGGCCCCTTCCACAACCTCGGCGTCTGCCGGGAAGGCCGCACGATCTACCACCTGCACGCCTTCGGGGTCGTAAAGGCCGTAGCCCTTTTCCGGGGGCACGGAAACCACCACCTGCTCACCAGCAGCCTTGCCCTCGAGGGCTTCTTCCAGGCCGGGCACAATGTTACGATGGCCGTGCAGGTAATCCAGCTCACCCTGGTCAATCAGCTCGTTTTCAACGTGCAGGGTATACCGAATGGAAACCACATTGTCTTTGCTTACTGTCATAACTACTCCTCTCCATTCACAGAAACCTTCTGTTGTTTCCGCGAGACATCCGAGTATAAAACATGCAGATGAAACAATCGTAAACCAAAACCGGTTATTCCAACAATGCCATGCCCTATGCTGGTAGCCATGAATGTGGAAGACGTGATTGGGAAGACCCCGGTGGTTCGCCTGAAGCGCATAGTAGCGCCAGATATGGCGGAGGTTTGGGTGAAGCTCGAAGGCAACAACCCCGGTGGCTCCATCAAAGATCGCACCGCCTGGTATCTGATCAAGGACGCTGAAGAGCGCGGCATTTTGAAGCCAGGCTCGGGCCAGCTCATCGTAGAGCCAACCAGCGGTAATACCGGCATTGGGCTGGCCATGGTAGCGGCCAGTCGGGGTTATAAACTGATTCTGACCATGCCCGCTCAGATGTCGGAAGAGCGTAAGCGCATCCTCCGAGCTTATGGAGCCGAGTTGGTGCTAACCGATCCCAGCCGCCGCATGTTGGCTGCCATCGAGGAGGCTAACCGTATCGTGGCCGAGCGAGGCGCTTTTATGCCCAACCAGTTCGACAACCCAGCCAATCCCAGGGCCCATTACGAGACCACCGGCCCGGAAATTTTCGAGCAAATGAAGGGTCGCCTTGATGCCTTTGTGTACGGTTCGGGCACCGGGGGCACCATCATGGGCGTTGGCCGGTACCTGCGCGAGCGCCTGCCCGATATCCAGATAATTGCCTGCGAACCCCGCCGAAGCAATGTGCTCTCGGGCGGCCAGATGGGTTCGCACCAGTTCCAGGGCATGGGGCCAGGGTTCATTCCGCCCAACCTCGATGTAAAGATGCTGGATCGGGTGATTCAGGTGCTGGAGGAAGACGCTTTCCCCCTGGCCAAGCCGCTGGCCCGCGAAGAAGGGCTTTTTGTTGGAATGAGTGCCTGCGGAATGATCTGGGCCGCCCTGCAAGTAGCCCGTGAACTCGGGCCTGGCAAAAGGGTTCTAACCATCGCCTGCGACTCGGGTATGAAGTACCTCTCGACCCAACTGTTTGCGGATGCCCAGGCTGAAACCAGCACGCTTTGAAGGTGCGTCAACACCTGTAGTTTGCACGATTTGTAGGCTAAACTTGCTCTCAGATGGCTAGGGCGTCTATCCAGTTTCGCTGTACCGAGTGCGGATACAAGTCGGTCAAGGCACTCGGGCGCTGCCCCAACTGTGGGGCATGGGACAGCTTCGAAGAAGAAGCGCCTTCGCTTAAATCTGTGGGCACTGGTAAGGCCGGGGTAGTGAGGCCCCGCCCCGTGCCCAATCCAGCGGCGTTGACCCGCCTCGAGGATGTGCCGGAAGGCGGCGAGGTGCGGTTCTCGAGTCGGATCGGGGAGCTTGACCGGGTGCTGGGCGGGGGGTTTGTGCCAGGCGAGGTGCTGTTGCTGGGTGGGGAGCCAGGGGTCGGTAAGAGCACCCTTCTGCTGCAGGTAGCCCAGCAGATGCTGGAAGCGGGCAGGCGCGTGGTTTATCTGGCCGGGGAGGAGTCGCCTGGGCAAATTCGCCTGCGGGCTAAGCGGCTGGGTATTTCGGGGGGGCTCGAGCTGCTCCGGGAAACCGAGCTGGGGGCTATGCTGGCTACCCTCGAGGCCGCCCCCCCCGAGTTTCTGGTAGTAGACTCCATTCAAACCATTGAAACCACCGCCTCGCCAGGCTCGTTGGTAGCTGTGCGTGACGCCACCGCGGCCCTAACCCGCTTTGCCAAGCATCATCAGGTCACCACCGTGTTGGTTGGGCATGTGACCAAAGAGGGCTTCGTGGCCGGGCCTAAGGTGATTGAGCACGTAGTAGACGCTACTTTGTACCTGGAAACCGCCGGCAACTTTAGAGTGCTGCGTTCCAGCAAAAACCGCTTCGGGCCGGTAGGCGAAATGGGCGTTTTTAGCATGTTGCACGAGGGAATGGAGGAAGTGGCTAACCCATCGGCAGCGTTTCTGGCTGAGCGGCCGTTGGGAGCGCCGGGTTCGGTGGTGGCCTTGAGCCTTTCAGGCGAGCGCGCACTGGCCCTGGAGGTGCAGGCCCTGGCAGCCCGCACGCCTTTCCCGGCCCCTCGCCGGGTTTCGCAGGGACTGGACAGCCGCCGGGTAGACGTGGTGCTGGCGGTGCTGGAGCGAAGGCTCAACCTGCCCCTGGGCAATCTGGATATCTACGTCAATCTGGCCGGTGGGCTGCGGGTTTTCGATCCGGGGTTGGATCTGGCCGTGGGGCTGGCGGTGTATTCTGCTGTGGTAGGCCGTCCGCTTCCCCAAGATGTGGCGGTAGTGGGCGAGGTAGGGTTGGCCGGGGAGTTGCGCAGCGTGGAGGGCCTCGAGCGCCGCCTGCGGGAAGGCCAGCGGGCAGGTTTTGAACGTCTGGTGCACCCACCCCAGTTCAAAAGCCTCGAGGCCGCGGTAAGCAAGTTTTTATGAGCATGACTCGGTGGATTCTGTACGGACTATTTGCCTATCTGGGCTACCAGGCAGGGGTCTGGCTCGAGGCCAACGGTCTTATCGGAAGCAGCCCCCTGGGCAGTCTGACCAGCCTCAACCGCCTATACCTGGGTGTGGTGGGCTTGCTGGTGGGCTTCCTGCTGGTACCTCGTCTGATGGATTGGGCTCTGCAGCGCTGGGAGCACGCCCAGCACTGGCTCAAGCAGCTCCCACCCGAGATTCCGGTAGCCATCACCACGGCTTCCGGTCTAGGGCTTTTGCTGGCGGTACTGCTGACCAACTTGCTCAATCAAATTCCTGGCTTCTCTGCGATTCACTCTCTAGTCATCGCAGCAGTGCTGGTTACATCACTCTCGGCTTTTGCCATCGCCAACCGCGAGTATTTTCGCCCGTCCCGTCCTGCGGCACATCCCAGCAAACCCAGGGGGGGTAAGGTGCTCGATACCTCGGTGTTGATCGATGGGCGCATTGGGGATGTCGCCGAAATGGGTTTTCTAGAAGGTCCCCTTTTTGTACCACGGCAGGTATTGCGTGAGTTGCAACAGTTCGCCGATTCTTCCGATGCCCAAAAACGCGCCAAAGGGCGCCGGGGTCTGGATACCCTCGAGCGGCTCAAGCTGAGTGTGGAGCTTGAGGTGCTCGATAGCTTCGAAAGCGACGAGCCTGTGGACGACCAGATACTGGCTGAAGCCAAGCGGATGGGCTCGGCCTTGGTCACCAACGATCACGCCTTAGCCCAGCTTTCCCGTATTTACGGGGTCAAAACCCTCTCTATTCAGGCTTTAGCCTCGGCCCTGCGATCCCCGCTACAGCAAGGCGATACCCTGAGCATCACCATCGTCAAAGAGGGCAAAGAGCCCGGCCAAGGCGTTGGCTACCTGGAAGACGGCACCATGGTTGTAGTGGACGACGCCATCCCTTTCAAAGGTAAAGAAGTGGGGGTGGTCATCACCCAGGCCATTCAGACCCAGGTGGGTCGTTTGCTGTTTGGAAAGCTCCAGGCCGAGCCAGTCGACCGCCCGGCTTATAAAGCCGAGCGATAGTCGCCTTTTTTGTTATCGAAGCCGCAATAACACGCTTAACAGGCTCGAGAAGAAATCTTGTAAGAGAGCACGGCCAGGGCACGATAAACTATAGCCAATGCCCTACCGTGTGGCCAAAAGCCGCCTCTTACCTCCACGCACGGCGCGGGAGGTAGAGCGTTTGCGACTTTTGGAGCGGCTGCGGCTAGGTTTTGCCAAAAGCCCGGTGCTGGTACTGGCTGCGGGGGCCGGGTATGGCAAATCCACCCTGCTCTCGAGCCTTCCGTCCTTGTGGCTTACCCTGGGCGAGGACTGCTCCGACCCGGTGGTGCTGGGCTGGCACCTGGTCGAGATCTACCGGCCCCGCCTGGGAAATAAGCTGGATGGCGTGGTCGGTGCGCTCGAGCGGGGTGCCTGGGCCGTAGCCGGTGATCTCTTGCTCGAGCAATTAGCTAGCCAACCCGCCCATACCCTGGTGCTCGACGAGGCACAGCGGGTTACAAGTCGCGAGGCTGTGGTGCTATTGCGTACCCTGAGCCAGGTACCGGGTTTACATATGGCCGTGCTGACCCGCCGGGCTGCACCATGGGAGGTTTTGGGCCAGGTACTCGGCGAAAGCGAGTTGGCCTTCGATTCTGCCGAGGCTCTACAGCTCGGCCAGGCTATCGCCCCTGAGTTGAGCGCTTTTGAAGTAGAGCAGGCCCATAGTCTGGTGCGGGGCTGGCCTTTAGGGCTGCGCCTTTTGCTCCGGGCTATGCGGCGTGGGGCCAAGCCAGAGGAAGCTTTCTACGCACACCCTGACCCGGCAGGCTTGCTGGTCTATCTACTCCCCGCCTTACCCGATGCGGTGCTCAGTCTGGCGGCGCGGGCCAGCGTGCTGGGCGAGGTTGGGCCCGAGGAGGCCGCCTGGGTAGGTGGACTGGAAATACTACAGCCCTATGCACCAGACCTGCTGTTAGAGCAAGTAGGAGGACGCATCCGCTTCCACCCCCTGGTGCGGGCCGCCCTGATGAGCCTGCTCGAGCCCAGCGAGGTGCGGGGACTGCTGACCAAGGCTGCAGATTTGGCTTTGCAGCGGGGAGAAGAGGTACAGGCAGCAGGCTATCTGTTGGAAGCCGGGCGGCTGGGGCACGCGGCCGACCTGCTTCAGCGCCAGGGCCAGGCCTGGCTGGCTCGAGGGCTTACTTACACCGTGCTGGCCCTGCTCGAACGCCTACCCGAAACCATGCGGGCCACCCGACCCGATCTGCGCTTCCTGCATGGAGAAGCTCTGCGCCAGGCTGGGCGCTACACCGAGGCCGAGGCAGTATATCAGCAAGCCCTGGACGCCGGTGCAGATCAGGCCCTGCTGGGCCTATCGAGGTTGTATCTCGACACGGTGGAGCCAGCCAAGGCCCAGGGCTATCTGCTGGCGGCCCGTATGCGCTTTCCCATCGAGGTTGAAAGGCTTTGGGCCGAGAACCTGCTCAACTCGGGGCGAATCGAGGAAGCCATGGCGCTTGGTCTGGAGGGCCCCCGGGTCTGGCTGCGCAGCGGCCAGCCCGAGCGGGCGCTGGCTGAACTGCGCCGGTTGGAAGGGGATGCCACCGCACGCGCCCCGCAAAACCACCGCGAGGGAACCCTGCTGCTGGCCCTGCTGGAGGCCATCGCTGGCGACGCGTTGGTGGCCGAGCAGGCCGCCCACCGGGGCCGCCGCGAGGGCGAGACGCTGGGCAGCCCCTTTGTGGTGGCGCTGGCCGAGGCCCGGCTTGGGCATGCCTTGCTGGCCCAAAACCGCTGGGCCGAGGCCGGCGAAGCCTACCGAAGGGCGCTTTCCCTCTCGCAGGGTGGGCCGGCTCGCTTGCGGGTGGAGCCCCTCGGAGGGCTGGCCGCGCTTGGCGAAGCCCGCGCCTTTGAAGAGGTGGTGCGTCAAGCTCGCGAAGCCGGGGATGCCTGGGTCGAGGCCTTCATGACCCTGGTGGCTGCCCAGGCCCACCTGCGGCGGGGCTTGCCCTTCAACCTGCCCGCACTGCCAGGGCTGCAAGACCCATTTTTGCGCGCACTGGCTGCCAGCTACCCCTGGGCCGCCGACCCGGAGGGTATGCTGGCGCGCTATCCCTTCCTCAGCCAGCCTACCCTCTTTGCCCCGCCTTTGCACCGCAGCCGCCGGCTTTTGTGGGAGGCTGGAAAGCTGGACGTAGCCTATCATCCCGGTGTGAGCGTTGAAATTCG of Meiothermus sp. contains these proteins:
- a CDS encoding ABC transporter permease; translated protein: MEIVVALFFSTLRQAAPLLLTALGGLFSERSGVVNIALEGMILFGAAAAAITVNRIEVASGGLEALWIPWVGVLVGALVGGLVGLIHAIASIKYRADQIVSGTAINIAALGAPSILLQVLYNNTSTSQEVKNRLPLISFGFGEVSVLVLGAFLLVPVVWWVLFQTPWGLRLRAVGEHPQAAETMGVNVIRMRYTAVILSGVLAGIAGAYLSIGFLNQFIRAMSAGAGFIALAALIFGKWHPFGVLGATLLFGFAQALAIQLQGGDILPATIVQALPFVLTMLVLAGFIGRSRPPAAVGKPYDK
- a CDS encoding ABC transporter permease, coding for MGRYLFLIAGAITLVLMILSPWAVPMREFDGTGYLLNPLGAMNPKGLALPEGLSFGWLGLFFGLWAVLLLTASLVMFLPGAQMRARVLYVLGGVGVLLFALEAYLFYQAIAAANDAALAAGARRPPLRRFALSLGAYAGLFYALGLLLLARMQLPGGLAFLVRLRGVVVPVVSLLLAVVVGAGVVAVLRPGLGTQGVEDLGLRELIAGKLDLVTYTFQILFSPILSLAGIFNSLSFATPLIFTGLAVAFGFRAGLFNIGAPGQLTIGALFAMLVGVYLPLPGWLLLPTAILAAALGGALWGGIVGWLKARFGANEVINTIMMNYIAASVLLFMLAANEYSFFGNKVTLPFKAEGFEGRSEEMQEEARIPHMIDILAPNSTFSWALPLAVVAALGVYYALRRLELGKRLLAALGAMVAGFVLGGLVPGIPVTISSALSSQLLNGSFLVAVLALLFYNFYLFRTAGGYELRATGLAPKAAEYAGVNLKRKMIMAMIISGALAGLAATHYVLGAGMDGTYRLKTSIPSSVGFDGIAVALMGQNMPLGIFLSATLFGVLLAGGVSLNAQLGISNQIIQVLQALIILFIAVGGFLPRYFTDPLRAAQVETEAKAEQEARQAKSSPAAGD
- the ubiE gene encoding bifunctional demethylmenaquinone methyltransferase/2-methoxy-6-polyprenyl-1,4-benzoquinol methylase UbiE, producing MFSEIAPRYDLLNRVLSAGVDRVWRVAAVKAALEKKPSRILDLATGTGDIALLLKKIAPEVEVIGGDFAPPMLELARQKAQRAGLEIPFVEADALNLPFPDQHFDAVIIAFGFRNFADYNKALDELYRVIAPGGRLCILEFPPPPRGGLGRLYRFYFTRILPLIGGLISGNASAYRYLPDSVERFPDPITLVTMMSLAGFSTRYQLFTGGIAALHVGDKPELAQPIQALRTGEFES
- a CDS encoding peptidylprolyl isomerase; protein product: MTVSKDNVVSIRYTLHVENELIDQGELDYLHGHRNIVPGLEEALEGKAAGEQVVVSVPPEKGYGLYDPEGVQVVDRAAFPADAEVVEGAMFYAEDSQGNPMPFTVLNVDDKEVTIDFNHALAGETLNFEVTVTDVRPATPEELEHGHVHSAREHSH
- the cysK gene encoding cysteine synthase A, which codes for MNVEDVIGKTPVVRLKRIVAPDMAEVWVKLEGNNPGGSIKDRTAWYLIKDAEERGILKPGSGQLIVEPTSGNTGIGLAMVAASRGYKLILTMPAQMSEERKRILRAYGAELVLTDPSRRMLAAIEEANRIVAERGAFMPNQFDNPANPRAHYETTGPEIFEQMKGRLDAFVYGSGTGGTIMGVGRYLRERLPDIQIIACEPRRSNVLSGGQMGSHQFQGMGPGFIPPNLDVKMLDRVIQVLEEDAFPLAKPLAREEGLFVGMSACGMIWAALQVARELGPGKRVLTIACDSGMKYLSTQLFADAQAETSTL
- the radA gene encoding DNA repair protein RadA codes for the protein MARASIQFRCTECGYKSVKALGRCPNCGAWDSFEEEAPSLKSVGTGKAGVVRPRPVPNPAALTRLEDVPEGGEVRFSSRIGELDRVLGGGFVPGEVLLLGGEPGVGKSTLLLQVAQQMLEAGRRVVYLAGEESPGQIRLRAKRLGISGGLELLRETELGAMLATLEAAPPEFLVVDSIQTIETTASPGSLVAVRDATAALTRFAKHHQVTTVLVGHVTKEGFVAGPKVIEHVVDATLYLETAGNFRVLRSSKNRFGPVGEMGVFSMLHEGMEEVANPSAAFLAERPLGAPGSVVALSLSGERALALEVQALAARTPFPAPRRVSQGLDSRRVDVVLAVLERRLNLPLGNLDIYVNLAGGLRVFDPGLDLAVGLAVYSAVVGRPLPQDVAVVGEVGLAGELRSVEGLERRLREGQRAGFERLVHPPQFKSLEAAVSKFL
- a CDS encoding PIN/TRAM domain-containing protein; this encodes MSMTRWILYGLFAYLGYQAGVWLEANGLIGSSPLGSLTSLNRLYLGVVGLLVGFLLVPRLMDWALQRWEHAQHWLKQLPPEIPVAITTASGLGLLLAVLLTNLLNQIPGFSAIHSLVIAAVLVTSLSAFAIANREYFRPSRPAAHPSKPRGGKVLDTSVLIDGRIGDVAEMGFLEGPLFVPRQVLRELQQFADSSDAQKRAKGRRGLDTLERLKLSVELEVLDSFESDEPVDDQILAEAKRMGSALVTNDHALAQLSRIYGVKTLSIQALASALRSPLQQGDTLSITIVKEGKEPGQGVGYLEDGTMVVVDDAIPFKGKEVGVVITQAIQTQVGRLLFGKLQAEPVDRPAYKAER